In a single window of the Labeo rohita strain BAU-BD-2019 chromosome 23, IGBB_LRoh.1.0, whole genome shotgun sequence genome:
- the epm2a gene encoding laforin has product MVVFRFGVILTPQCSDIEVFVLGSRPEMGHWDPNRAVKMNPSRSVLSTCEPCLWIGDVRLSEPYTDKLWFKFIKRVHGNYIWEGNGPHHDRHCVYDDSNMVDGVYCHPIGHWIEETGHTDEMKHTTNFYFSIAGQQAIHFSQVLPHVWLGSCPRRVEHVTLKLKQELGVTAVMNFQTEWDVINNSHGCRRDLSQPMTPETMTHLYKDCGLSYIWIPTPDMSTEGRIQMLPQAVFLLYGLLENGHTVYVHCNAGVGRSTAAVCGLLMYVLGWRLRKVQYYLTARRAAVYIDEEALVRAENDFLKMFGRLRPSVCNPET; this is encoded by the exons ATGGTTGTGTTCAGGTTCGGTGTCATATTGACACCTCAGTGTTCAGATATCGAAGTGTTTGTTTTGGGCTCTCGGCCGGAGATGGGACACTGGGACCCGAACCGAGCCGTGAAGATGAATCCGAGCCGCTCGGTTCTGTCCACCTGTGAACCGTGTCTGTGGATCGGAGACGTGCGTCTGTCCGAACCATATACAGATAAGCTGTGGTTTAAGTTCATAAAGCGTGTCCATGGAAACTACATTTGGGAAG GCAATGGGCCACATCATGACCGGCACTGTGTGTATGATGACAGTAACATGGTGGACGGGGTATACTGCCATCCAATTGGTCACTGGATCGAAGAAACGGGCCACACAGATGAGATGAAACACACCACCAACTTCTACTTCAGCATAGCAGGACAGCAAGCCATACACTTCTCTCA GGTGCTGCCACATGTCTGGTTAGGCAGCTGCCCTCGACGGGTCGAACATGTAACCCTAAAGCTGAAACAGGAACTGGGTGTTACAGCAGTGATGAACTTTCAGACAGAATGGGATGTCATAAACAACTCACATGGCTGCCGGCGTGACCTCAGTCAACCCATGACCCCAGAGACTATGACGCACCTGTACAAAGACTGTGGCCTTTCGTACATCTGGATCCCTACTCCAGACATGAGCACAGaag GTCGCATACAGATGCTGCCCCAGGCGGTGTTCTTGCTCTATGGACTGCTGGAGAACGGACACACAGTATACGTTCACTGTAACGCTGGAGTGGGCCGATCCACTGCGGCTGTGTGTGGACTCCTGATGTATGTGTTAGGTTGGAGACTCAGGAAAGTGCAGTACTACCTCACTGCCAGAAGGGCGGCAGTCTATATCGACGAGGAAGCACTGGTGCGAGCCGAAAATGACTTTCTTAAGATGTTTGGGCGACTTCGTCCATCCGTCTGCAACCCAGAGACATGA